The window GCCAGTGAAGAACATCTGGAAGCGGTTCTTGATGTGGGTGAAGTTGGGGAACGACACGATGCATCGCTTGCCCACGCGCAACATCTCTCGGATGAGCTTTTCCGGCTCGTAGATCTGCTGCAGGGTCTGGGACAGGATGATGTAGTCGAACACGTTGTCCGGGTAGTCTTCCAACTCTTCGTAGATGTCGCCGTGGATGACGGAGAGGCCCTTGGCAATGGCCTGCCCAGCGGCATCCTCGTCGATCTCTACGCCGGTGCCCTTGGTATTTTTGGTCTTGCGCAAGTGGTCGAGCAGGGAGCCGGTGCGGCAACCGAGGTCGAGTACTTTGGATTCGGGCTTGATCCATGAGGCGATGACTTGCAGATCAAATCGCATGGCTACCTCCGGTCAGGCATTCGGTTCGGACGCGGTCGAGGAACCCGCCCATGAGGGCGTCGAGCCGCTCGTTGGGCAGCAGGAAT of the Pseudodesulfovibrio sp. zrk46 genome contains:
- the metW gene encoding methionine biosynthesis protein MetW; this encodes MRFDLQVIASWIKPESKVLDLGCRTGSLLDHLRKTKNTKGTGVEIDEDAAGQAIAKGLSVIHGDIYEELEDYPDNVFDYIILSQTLQQIYEPEKLIREMLRVGKRCIVSFPNFTHIKNRFQMFFTGRAPMSKELPYEWYNTPNIRVIPITDFHRFCGQLGVPIVKEVAISTHHHDTKGHVIKVLPNLFATFGIFMVGERD